One genomic region from Pempheris klunzingeri isolate RE-2024b chromosome 4, fPemKlu1.hap1, whole genome shotgun sequence encodes:
- the LOC139200414 gene encoding odorant receptor 131-2-like, whose amino-acid sequence MEDNSSLVGGEFLLRQINDRFIIVQLLVMIFSCINVLLIVTFFEKECFYTTARYMFFAVTLLSDSLMLILSDILLIFNYFQITMQVWICIIISVVVLLYLIVTPVTLTVMTLERYVAICMPLQHGELCSQRSALQCILIIHGLSSVPCFVVLSTFFASASLSLYEQYRICSVQIFILHRWQNHLRSAVHQFYFLIMCIIIIFCYVKIMKVAKAASAENKTSTRKGLRTVIIHAFQLLLCLIQLWCPLIENAVLQINLRLFIDVRYFNYILFSVAPKCLSPLIYGLRDETFCHALKKRAFFGLYKINI is encoded by the coding sequence ATGGAAGATAACAGCTCACTGGTTGGTGGTGAGTTCTTATTGCGGCAGATCAATGACCGGTTCATAATTGTGCAGCTCCTGGTGATGATTTTTAGTTGTATCAACGTTTTGCTCATCGTAACCTTTTTTGAAAAAGAGTGTTTCTACACAACTGCACGTTACATGTTCTTTGCTGTTACATTACTGTCTGATAGCTTGATGTTAATCTTGTCTGATATCCtgctcatttttaattattttcaaattacCATGCAAGTGTGGATATGTATCATTATCTCTGTTGTGGTACTTCTGTATCTTATAGTCACACCAGTTACTCTGACAGTAATGACCCTGGAGCGCTATGTTGCCATTTGCATGCCCCTGCAGCATGGAGAGCTGTGCTCCCAGCGCAGCGCTCTGCAGTGTATCCTCATCATTCATGGCCTCAGCTCTGTACCCTGCTTTGTTGTTCTGTCCACCTTCTTTGCATCAGCTTCTCTAAGCCTTTATGAACAATACAGGATTTGCTCTGTGCAGATATTCATTTTGCACAGATGGCAGAATCATCTTAGGTCAGCTGTAcatcagttttactttttgatCATGTGTATTATCATCATATTCTGCtatgttaaaataatgaaagtgGCCAAAGCTGCATCAGCAGAGAATAAAACATCAACAAGGAAAGGTCTGAGAACAGTAATTATTCATGctttccagctgctgctctgtctcatCCAGCTGTGGTGCCCATTGATAGAAAATGCTGTACTTCAGATTAATTTAAGGTTATTTATTGATGTCAGATACTTTAACTACATATTGTTCAGTGTTGCTCCAAAATGTCTGAGTCCTCTGATTTATGGCCTCAGGGatgaaacattttgtcatgCACTAAAAAAACGTGCCTTCTTTGGCCTgtataaaattaatatttga
- the LOC139200424 gene encoding odorant receptor 131-2-like, producing the protein MADNSSLVGGEFLLRQINDRFIIVQLLVMIFICINVLLIVTFFEKECFYTTARYMFFAVTLLSDSLMLILSDILLILNYFQITMQVWICIIISVVALLYLIVTPVTLTVMTLERYVAICMPLQHGELCSQRSALQCILIIHGLSSVLCIVVLSTFFASASLSLYEQYRICSVEIFILHKWQAHLRSAISQFYFLIMCIIIIFSYVKIMKVAKAASAENKTSTRKGLRTVILHAFQLLLCLIQLWCPLIENAVLQINLRLFIDVRYFNYILFSVAPKCLSPLIYGLRDETFCHALKKRAFFGLYKINI; encoded by the coding sequence ATGGCAGATAACAGCTCACTGGTTGGTGGTGAGTTCTTACTGCGGCAGATCAATGACCGGTTCATAATTGTGCAGCTCCTGGtaatgatttttatttgtatcaaCGTTTTGCTCATCGTAACCTTTTTTGAAAAAGAGTGTTTCTACACAACTGCACGTTACATGTTCTTTGCTGTTACATTACTGTCTGATAGCTTGATGTTAATCTTGTCTGATATCCTgctcattttgaattattttcaaattacCATGCAAGTGTGGATATGTATCATTATCTCTGTTGTGGCACTTCTGTATCTTATAGTCACACCAGTTACTCTGACAGTAATGACCCTGGAGCGCTATGTTGCCATTTGCATGCCCCTGCAGCATGGAGAGCTGTGCTCCCAGCGCAGCGCTCTGCAGTGCATCCTCATCATTCATGGCCTCAGCTCTGTACTCTGCATTGTTGTTCTGTCCACCTTCTTTGCATCAGCTTCTCTAAGCCTTTATGAACAATACAGGATTTGCTCTGTGGAGATATTCATTTTGCACAAATGGCAGGCTCATCTTAGGTCAGCTATAagtcagttttactttttgatCATGTGTATTATCATCATATTCTCCtatgttaaaataatgaaagtgGCCAAAGCTGCATCAGCAGAGAATAAAACGTCAACAAGGAAAGGTCTGAGAACAGTAATTCTTCATGctttccagctgctgctctgtctcatCCAGCTGTGGTGCCCATTGATAGAAAATGCTGTACTTCAGATTAATTTAAGGTTATTTATTGATGTCAGATACTTTAACTACATATTGTTCAGTGTTGCTCCAAAATGTCTGAGTCCTCTGATTTATGGCCTCAGGGatgaaacattttgtcatgCACTAAAAAAACGTGCCTTCTTTGGCCTgtataaaattaatatttga